From Candidatus Eisenbacteria bacterium, the proteins below share one genomic window:
- a CDS encoding STAS domain-containing protein, with the protein MSSWEKLEVERIEHEDPEAVVYRLSGVLTDRKDCFDFLDTLRQDVRRGGSCLIINLEKCEHVTSAGVGILAASYTSVTNAGGRMCLVGASNRVLTLLKLVGLLSVMNHYTLELEAFNGMKD; encoded by the coding sequence ATGTCATCCTGGGAGAAATTGGAAGTCGAGAGGATAGAGCATGAAGATCCCGAGGCGGTTGTATATCGCTTATCAGGTGTTCTCACCGATCGAAAAGACTGCTTCGATTTTCTGGATACTCTGCGCCAAGATGTTCGCCGCGGCGGCTCCTGTCTGATCATCAATCTTGAGAAATGTGAGCATGTGACAAGCGCCGGTGTTGGGATCTTGGCCGCTAGTTATACATCCGTCACAAACGCTGGTGGGCGGATGTGTCTCGTTGGCGCGTCCAATCGTGTTCTCACCCTATTGAAGCTGGTGGGTCTTCTCAGCGTGATGAATCATTATACTCTGGAATTGGAAGCCTTCAATGGAATGAAGGATTAA